From a single Mycolicibacterium mengxianglii genomic region:
- the meaB gene encoding methylmalonyl Co-A mutase-associated GTPase MeaB, whose amino-acid sequence MTGDIAELVDAARNGSTRAAGRLLSLVESTRRDEVLALLSATPVQVLGITGPPGAGKSTTVAVLVTAYRRRGLRVAVLAVDPSSPYSGGALLGDRIRMTAHINDPGVLIRSVAARGHLGGLAAAVPAAIRLLAALSYDLVVLETVGVGQSEIEIAAVADPTIVILNPGAGDAIQAAKAGLLEVADLVVINKADRDGADQTVRDLRAETHAPILKLIAAQGDGVDELVEAIDAHRRADTPARRSARARAQILSLAQSRLQQHPDLDRLAESVAAGGIDPYAAAVSLLTEPTAPSSPA is encoded by the coding sequence ATGACAGGTGACATCGCGGAGCTGGTCGACGCGGCGCGAAACGGCTCCACCCGGGCGGCGGGCCGGCTACTGAGCCTGGTGGAAAGCACCCGCCGGGATGAGGTGCTGGCTCTGCTGAGCGCGACGCCGGTGCAGGTCTTGGGCATCACCGGCCCGCCGGGGGCCGGTAAGTCCACGACGGTGGCGGTGCTGGTGACGGCGTACCGGCGCCGAGGTCTGCGGGTGGCCGTCTTGGCCGTCGACCCGTCGTCGCCCTACAGCGGCGGGGCGCTGCTCGGCGACCGGATCCGGATGACGGCTCACATCAATGACCCTGGTGTGCTGATCCGCTCGGTGGCCGCCCGAGGGCATCTGGGCGGCCTGGCGGCTGCGGTGCCGGCGGCCATTCGGTTGCTCGCCGCACTGTCCTATGACCTTGTCGTGCTCGAAACAGTCGGGGTGGGGCAGTCGGAGATCGAGATCGCCGCCGTGGCCGACCCCACGATCGTCATCCTCAACCCCGGGGCTGGGGACGCCATCCAGGCGGCCAAGGCGGGACTACTCGAAGTGGCCGACCTCGTGGTGATCAACAAAGCCGACCGCGACGGCGCGGACCAGACGGTGCGGGACCTGCGGGCAGAAACCCATGCACCCATCCTCAAGCTGATCGCCGCGCAAGGCGACGGGGTGGACGAGTTGGTCGAGGCCATCGACGCCCACCGGCGCGCGGATACCCCGGCGCGACGGTCGGCGCGAGCGCGGGCGCAAATTCTGTCGCTGGCGCAAAGCAGGCTGCAGCAGCATCCCGATCTCGACAGGCTGGCGGAATCGGTCGCAGCGGGGGGTATCGATCCTTACGCCGCGGCGGTCTCGCTGCTCACGGAGCCGACGGCGCCCTCGTCGCCGGCGTGA
- a CDS encoding LLM class F420-dependent oxidoreductase: protein MRLGVMIGAERGDMARKVAKLVADIQWAESAGMDTAWMPQVPDDFDALTMVSLMAAHTTRIELGTAVVPLQAQHPIGLARQALSVHAVAAGRLALGVGPSHHWIVRDMLGLPYEKPAAYTRDYLEVLNAATAGPGAVDVENDTFTVHNPTVLGAEAPMPVLVAALGPVMLQIAGELADGTVLWMADERAIGDHIAPRITKAADNAGRPAPRIVAGIPVCLCANSEIDAAKERANRILAEAETSPNYQKLLDRGDARNVGDLCAAGDEDAILARFKQFADAGVTDLSVRLLPIGDTRDELVASKYRTREVIAELAKAVR, encoded by the coding sequence ATGAGACTCGGTGTGATGATCGGCGCCGAACGCGGCGACATGGCCCGCAAGGTCGCCAAGCTGGTCGCCGACATCCAATGGGCGGAGTCCGCCGGTATGGACACCGCGTGGATGCCGCAGGTGCCCGACGACTTCGACGCGCTGACCATGGTGTCGCTGATGGCGGCGCACACCACGCGCATCGAGCTGGGCACCGCAGTCGTGCCCCTGCAGGCGCAACACCCGATCGGCCTTGCCCGCCAAGCACTTTCGGTTCATGCTGTGGCCGCGGGTCGCCTCGCACTCGGGGTGGGACCGTCGCATCACTGGATCGTGCGCGACATGCTGGGCCTGCCGTATGAGAAGCCGGCCGCCTACACCCGCGACTACCTCGAGGTGCTCAACGCCGCCACGGCCGGGCCCGGCGCTGTCGATGTGGAGAATGACACGTTCACCGTGCACAACCCGACGGTGCTGGGCGCCGAGGCGCCGATGCCGGTCCTGGTGGCAGCGCTCGGGCCGGTCATGCTGCAGATCGCCGGGGAACTGGCCGACGGCACGGTGCTGTGGATGGCTGACGAGCGCGCTATCGGCGATCACATCGCGCCCCGCATCACCAAGGCCGCCGACAATGCCGGCCGGCCTGCGCCGCGCATCGTCGCCGGCATCCCGGTGTGTCTGTGCGCCAACAGTGAGATCGATGCGGCCAAGGAGCGCGCCAACCGGATCCTGGCCGAAGCCGAGACCTCACCCAACTACCAGAAGCTGCTGGACCGGGGCGACGCGCGCAATGTCGGTGACCTCTGTGCGGCCGGGGACGAGGACGCTATCCTGGCTCGCTTCAAGCAGTTTGCCGATGCCGGGGTGACGGATCTGTCGGTGCGGCTGCTGCCGATCGGCGATACCCGGGATGAACTCGTCGCCTCGAAGTACCGCACCAGAGAGGTGATTGCCGAACTGGCGAAGGCGGTGCGGTGA
- a CDS encoding 2Fe-2S iron-sulfur cluster-binding protein, with amino-acid sequence MITILLDGKSATVGLKAGETLLESGRRAGLSPPFSCEAGNCGTCMAKLTEGTAAMRVNDALDDDEVEEGYVLTCQAIPNGPVTVDYDC; translated from the coding sequence ATCATCACAATCCTGCTCGACGGCAAGTCGGCAACCGTGGGACTGAAGGCGGGCGAGACCCTGCTGGAAAGCGGCCGGCGGGCCGGGTTGTCCCCACCGTTTTCCTGCGAGGCCGGCAACTGCGGCACCTGCATGGCCAAGCTCACCGAAGGCACCGCAGCGATGCGAGTCAACGACGCCCTCGACGACGATGAAGTCGAGGAGGGTTACGTGCTGACGTGCCAAGCGATTCCGAACGGGCCGGTGACGGTCGACTACGACTGCTGA
- a CDS encoding class I adenylate-forming enzyme family protein → MPSSSRLVTPGEPSGSPGGGSDADDPEVLAFEQRRFRRSELDELTANLAAQLHRRGVCAGQRIALMSSNRPEFIVALRAIWRLGAAVVLLSPAWKQREVAAALSLTRPDHAVGDQSVLADLMSMLPLDDPVPAAGADLPAVKPVPTGEAVLVFSSGTTGLPKAVRHTHGAFAEAVRHWQQALRLGPTDRLQIVTPPSHILGLLNIVTVLDSGGWLRLHRRFDIETLLSHIESDRITVEMAVAPIALAIAAHPTLEDYDLSSLRYLMWCATPVTASVAEEVTRRSGVHWVTAYGASELPVLTCNVLTDARLDTVGRAVPGVALRIVSLDTAEPVLPGEVGEIQAQSTSVMAGYLPEDANNAAFTDDHWYRTGDVGFLDPDGWLRITDRAKEMIKVRGFQVAPAEIEAVLHGHPAVRDCAVFGVPHAADGEAVVAAVAVERSVPGDELAALVAESLASYKRLSEVVFVPEIPRLPSGKALRRVLKESYGRTSDQ, encoded by the coding sequence ATGCCGTCTTCGTCTCGTCTCGTCACTCCCGGTGAACCCAGCGGGTCGCCGGGAGGCGGGAGTGATGCCGACGATCCCGAGGTCCTGGCGTTCGAACAGCGACGCTTCCGACGGTCCGAACTCGACGAGCTGACCGCGAACCTGGCCGCGCAATTGCATCGTCGGGGGGTGTGCGCCGGTCAGCGGATAGCGCTGATGTCCTCCAATCGGCCGGAGTTCATCGTCGCGCTGCGCGCGATCTGGCGTCTCGGCGCGGCGGTGGTCTTGCTCAGCCCGGCGTGGAAACAGCGCGAGGTCGCCGCCGCACTGTCGTTGACGCGGCCCGACCACGCCGTCGGCGACCAGTCCGTGTTGGCCGACCTGATGTCGATGCTGCCGTTAGACGACCCGGTGCCTGCCGCAGGTGCCGATCTCCCAGCCGTCAAGCCGGTGCCCACGGGCGAAGCGGTGCTGGTCTTCAGCTCAGGGACCACCGGTCTACCGAAGGCCGTCCGGCACACCCATGGCGCCTTCGCCGAGGCGGTGCGGCACTGGCAGCAGGCGCTGCGGTTGGGGCCCACGGACCGGCTGCAGATCGTCACCCCGCCGTCGCACATCCTGGGTCTGCTCAACATCGTCACGGTGCTGGACTCCGGCGGCTGGCTACGGCTGCACCGCCGCTTCGATATCGAAACCTTGTTGTCGCACATCGAATCCGACCGCATCACCGTCGAGATGGCCGTCGCTCCCATCGCCTTGGCGATAGCAGCACACCCGACCCTGGAGGATTACGACCTGTCCTCGCTGCGCTACCTCATGTGGTGCGCGACGCCGGTGACCGCCAGCGTGGCTGAGGAAGTGACCCGCCGAAGCGGGGTGCACTGGGTGACGGCCTACGGTGCCAGCGAGCTGCCGGTGCTGACCTGCAACGTGCTCACCGACGCCCGCCTCGACACCGTGGGGCGGGCAGTTCCCGGGGTAGCCCTGCGCATCGTGTCGTTGGACACCGCAGAGCCGGTGCTGCCGGGTGAGGTCGGTGAGATTCAGGCCCAGTCCACTTCGGTGATGGCCGGCTATCTTCCCGAGGACGCCAACAACGCGGCGTTCACCGACGACCACTGGTACCGCACCGGCGATGTCGGCTTCCTGGACCCCGACGGTTGGCTGCGCATCACCGACCGGGCCAAGGAAATGATCAAGGTGCGCGGTTTCCAAGTCGCCCCGGCCGAGATCGAAGCGGTGCTGCACGGACACCCGGCGGTGCGCGACTGCGCGGTGTTCGGCGTCCCGCACGCCGCCGACGGGGAAGCGGTGGTCGCCGCGGTGGCGGTGGAGCGCTCGGTGCCCGGCGATGAGCTGGCGGCACTCGTCGCGGAGAGTCTGGCGTCCTACAAACGGCTCAGCGAAGTCGTTTTCGTCCCGGAAATCCCGCGGTTGCCGTCGGGCAAGGCGCTGCGGCGCGTACTGAAGGAGAGTTATGGACGTACGTCTGACCAGTGA
- a CDS encoding TetR/AcrR family transcriptional regulator, which yields MSSPSEEPAWKQRAVERSIKTAKLRAAQRVQRFLDAAQAIITEKGSTDFTVQEVVDRSRQSLRSFYLQFDGKHELLLALFEDALSRAADQIRAATAGQTDPLERLKVAIELLFELSRPDPIAQRPLFTDFAPQLLVSHPTEVRVAHAPVIALFTELMEAASEAGCLREGVNPKRMAAMTMQTVMFTAQSSAPADEDLANPITSEEVWTFCAKGFAAAN from the coding sequence GTGAGCAGCCCCAGCGAAGAGCCCGCCTGGAAGCAGCGCGCCGTCGAACGGTCGATCAAGACGGCCAAGCTACGCGCCGCGCAACGAGTGCAGCGCTTCTTGGACGCCGCCCAGGCCATCATCACCGAGAAGGGCAGTACGGACTTCACGGTCCAGGAGGTCGTTGACCGGTCACGCCAGTCATTACGCAGTTTCTACCTTCAGTTCGATGGCAAACACGAGCTGTTACTGGCCTTGTTCGAGGATGCGCTGAGCCGGGCCGCCGATCAGATCCGGGCGGCAACGGCCGGTCAGACCGATCCTCTCGAACGACTCAAAGTGGCAATCGAGCTGCTGTTCGAGCTTTCCCGGCCGGACCCGATCGCGCAGCGGCCGCTGTTCACCGACTTCGCACCCCAGCTTCTCGTGTCTCACCCCACCGAAGTACGCGTCGCGCACGCCCCGGTGATCGCATTGTTCACCGAGCTGATGGAAGCCGCATCCGAGGCGGGGTGCCTGCGCGAGGGTGTCAACCCCAAGCGCATGGCGGCCATGACCATGCAGACCGTCATGTTCACCGCACAATCCAGCGCACCGGCCGACGAGGACCTCGCCAACCCCATCACGTCGGAAGAAGTATGGACTTTCTGCGCCAAAGGATTCGCTGCCGCTAACTGA
- a CDS encoding acyl-CoA dehydrogenase family protein: MDFRDSADEATFRERLRSWLSVHAKEFPTSGDEYWAKAGEWHRALYQGGFFGLSWPKEYGGQDLPPIYDVILDEELTRAGAPARPSLGYLVTGLGRHGSVELQQRFLPGMINGTQRWCQGFSEPGAGSDLASLTTTATRDGDHYVIHGHKIWTSYSDEADWCLLLARTDPEAKRHRGISAFIISMHQSGIEQRPLKMISGVTKEFGQVSFDGATVPADQMVGAPGEGWPLAMTVVGHEREPSTLGFAARYGKTVRQLVSRVEGAAPEELAWAAVETEMLTRHVQRRLSEQLDGVSHGSDGSIDKLLMTWAEQSVGHAVLAVTGTGDDDLLGAYLYSRAQSVMGGTSQIQKNIIASRILGLGV, translated from the coding sequence TTGGACTTTCGTGATTCGGCCGACGAGGCCACGTTCCGCGAGCGGCTGCGGTCGTGGTTGTCAGTGCATGCCAAGGAATTCCCGACATCCGGCGACGAATACTGGGCCAAAGCGGGGGAGTGGCACCGCGCGCTGTACCAGGGTGGTTTCTTCGGGCTGTCGTGGCCGAAAGAGTATGGCGGCCAGGATCTTCCGCCGATCTACGACGTCATTCTCGACGAGGAGCTGACCAGGGCCGGTGCACCGGCACGTCCCAGCCTGGGCTATCTGGTCACCGGCCTCGGCCGGCACGGCAGCGTGGAGCTGCAGCAGCGGTTCCTACCCGGGATGATCAACGGCACCCAGCGGTGGTGCCAGGGGTTCAGCGAGCCGGGTGCCGGCTCAGACCTGGCCTCGCTGACCACTACGGCCACCCGCGATGGCGATCATTACGTGATCCACGGTCACAAGATCTGGACCAGCTACTCCGATGAGGCCGACTGGTGTCTGCTGTTGGCCCGCACCGACCCGGAAGCCAAACGGCACCGCGGCATTTCGGCATTCATCATCTCGATGCATCAGAGCGGTATCGAGCAGCGGCCGCTGAAGATGATCAGTGGTGTCACCAAGGAGTTCGGCCAGGTGTCTTTCGACGGGGCGACCGTGCCTGCCGACCAGATGGTGGGCGCCCCCGGCGAGGGATGGCCGTTGGCGATGACGGTGGTCGGTCACGAGCGCGAACCCTCCACGCTGGGTTTCGCTGCCCGCTACGGCAAGACCGTCCGGCAGTTGGTCTCACGGGTCGAGGGCGCGGCGCCGGAGGAACTCGCTTGGGCCGCAGTGGAAACCGAGATGCTCACCCGGCACGTCCAGCGCCGGCTCTCCGAGCAACTCGACGGAGTGTCGCACGGCTCGGACGGCTCCATCGACAAGTTGCTGATGACCTGGGCCGAGCAGTCCGTCGGGCATGCGGTGCTGGCGGTCACCGGCACCGGTGATGACGACCTGTTGGGTGCGTACCTGTACAGCCGCGCCCAGAGCGTCATGGGCGGCACGTCACAAATTCAGAAGAACATCATCGCTTCACGAATTCTCGGACTGGGGGTCTAG
- a CDS encoding acyl-CoA dehydrogenase family protein yields MDVRLTSEQQQLRDAAAKLADDLGPHSVADLADTGRIARLDKQIASTGWRSLRSDKATGVEVAIVAEEFGRGLVDAPFLGPVLADDLTRQFGAQSGAATVAVAGRAVDARGCTEAVFLQDATVVRAELLGETACVDLTRAVAQLGAPTDLGELSPEAAVRWQALAIASTAADLVGVSRGALALAADYAKIREQYGNTIGSYQAVAHLLAESLTLTEGSESIMRHAAWAVDELPPAQALRAAQMAKVYCARAARTVCETSIQVHGGIGNTWECLAHVFLRRALISTELWPVKLEEIDLGLS; encoded by the coding sequence ATGGACGTACGTCTGACCAGTGAACAGCAGCAGCTGCGCGACGCGGCCGCCAAACTGGCCGACGATCTCGGACCCCACTCCGTCGCCGATCTTGCCGATACCGGCCGAATTGCCCGGTTGGACAAGCAGATCGCGTCGACCGGATGGCGCTCGCTGCGCTCGGACAAGGCGACCGGGGTCGAAGTGGCGATCGTCGCCGAGGAGTTCGGCCGCGGGCTGGTGGATGCGCCTTTCCTCGGGCCGGTGTTGGCTGATGACCTGACGCGACAGTTCGGCGCGCAAAGTGGCGCGGCGACGGTCGCGGTGGCCGGCCGGGCTGTCGACGCACGGGGGTGCACAGAAGCGGTGTTCCTACAGGACGCCACCGTGGTGCGCGCCGAGTTGCTCGGCGAAACTGCCTGCGTCGACCTGACCCGGGCCGTCGCCCAGCTGGGTGCACCGACCGATCTGGGTGAGCTTTCGCCCGAGGCCGCGGTGCGGTGGCAGGCGCTGGCGATCGCCAGCACTGCCGCGGACCTGGTGGGAGTCTCGCGTGGTGCGCTCGCACTGGCGGCTGATTACGCCAAAATCCGTGAACAGTACGGCAATACGATCGGCTCCTACCAGGCCGTCGCGCATCTGCTGGCGGAGAGTCTGACCCTGACCGAGGGGTCGGAAAGCATCATGCGCCACGCCGCCTGGGCCGTCGATGAGCTGCCCCCGGCGCAGGCACTGCGTGCCGCTCAGATGGCGAAGGTCTACTGCGCCAGGGCCGCCCGCACGGTATGTGAAACCTCGATCCAGGTGCACGGAGGTATCGGCAACACCTGGGAATGCCTGGCGCATGTGTTCCTGCGGCGGGCGCTCATCTCGACTGAACTGTGGCCCGTCAAGTTGGAGGAGATCGATCTTGGACTTTCGTGA
- a CDS encoding enoyl-CoA hydratase/isomerase family protein, producing the protein MYGMPDEIQVTADGALRIITLNRPDELNAVNDPLHVGLAKVWEELNEDADARAAVITGAGRAFSAGGDFNYLDELRSDEALRTKTIKHGRDLVLGMVRCRVPVIAAVNGPAVGLGCSLAALSDIVFIAENAFFADPHVQIGLVAADGGPLVWPSQISLLQAKEFALTGVRIKAARAVELGLANHVAADPLAEAIACAKKIMELPQQAVESTKRLMNIQLEKSVLASLDYANLAEYVSFGTADFNKIVDGLVKK; encoded by the coding sequence ATGTACGGAATGCCTGACGAGATCCAGGTGACAGCGGATGGTGCGCTGCGGATCATCACGCTGAATCGCCCCGACGAGCTCAATGCGGTCAACGACCCACTGCACGTCGGCCTGGCCAAGGTGTGGGAAGAGCTCAACGAGGATGCCGACGCGCGCGCTGCGGTGATCACCGGTGCCGGACGGGCCTTTTCGGCCGGCGGTGACTTCAACTATCTCGACGAGCTACGCAGTGATGAAGCGTTGCGCACCAAGACCATCAAGCACGGCCGCGATCTCGTCCTGGGCATGGTGCGGTGCCGGGTCCCGGTGATCGCCGCGGTGAACGGCCCGGCCGTCGGATTGGGCTGCAGCCTGGCCGCATTGAGCGACATCGTATTCATCGCCGAGAACGCTTTCTTCGCTGATCCGCACGTTCAGATCGGTCTGGTCGCCGCCGACGGTGGTCCGCTGGTGTGGCCGTCGCAGATCAGCCTGTTGCAGGCCAAGGAATTCGCGCTGACCGGGGTTCGGATCAAGGCGGCCCGGGCCGTCGAACTGGGGTTGGCCAACCATGTCGCGGCCGATCCGTTGGCCGAGGCGATCGCCTGTGCCAAGAAGATCATGGAGTTGCCGCAGCAGGCCGTCGAAAGCACCAAGCGGCTGATGAACATCCAGCTGGAGAAGTCGGTGTTGGCGTCGCTGGACTACGCCAACCTCGCCGAATACGTGTCCTTCGGCACGGCGGACTTCAACAAGATCGTCGACGGCCTGGTCAAGAAGTGA
- a CDS encoding CaiB/BaiF CoA transferase family protein, with product MTDGHVAGPLAGIKVLEVGTMLAGPYATMMLADLGAEVTKIEPLTGDISRQVSDSYFASLNRGKRSVVLELATEQGRRRLGELVAESHALLVNLKPSAIHKLGLTYAALQQFNSRIVCVAITGFGLYGGDDPAFDYIVQASTGIAALTGDPDSPPTLPGYSSADNSTGLTAALGLLAMIVSGRGGQVDVCLRDVMLSQLNYRAAAYLNDGVHPRRYPNGAHSFYVPAQLFPTVQGHLALFITHDGFWRLFAAEAGIAGFATMSERVAHRDEVLAVVSSALLADTAVNWETRLRPLGIPAAAVRSLPEALEATPEVVVTAGDYRLVGSSVNIDGYQPQYRPPPTLGQHSPVVTDAAGQQS from the coding sequence GTGACCGACGGCCACGTTGCCGGCCCGCTGGCCGGAATCAAGGTGCTCGAGGTCGGCACGATGTTGGCCGGGCCCTACGCCACCATGATGCTCGCTGATCTGGGTGCCGAGGTCACCAAGATAGAACCGCTCACCGGCGATATCTCCCGACAGGTCAGCGACAGCTATTTCGCCAGCCTGAACCGGGGCAAGCGAAGTGTGGTTCTGGAATTGGCCACCGAGCAGGGGCGCCGGCGCCTCGGTGAGCTGGTGGCCGAATCGCATGCGTTGCTGGTGAATCTGAAGCCGTCGGCGATTCACAAGTTGGGGCTGACCTATGCGGCGCTACAGCAGTTCAACTCTCGCATCGTCTGTGTGGCGATCACCGGTTTCGGTCTCTACGGCGGAGACGACCCGGCATTCGACTACATCGTGCAGGCCTCCACCGGGATCGCCGCGCTCACCGGGGATCCGGACAGCCCACCCACGTTGCCGGGTTACTCCTCGGCGGACAATTCCACCGGGTTGACCGCCGCGCTCGGGCTGCTGGCCATGATCGTCTCGGGCCGGGGCGGCCAGGTGGACGTCTGTCTGCGGGACGTGATGTTGTCGCAGTTGAACTACCGCGCGGCGGCCTACCTCAACGATGGTGTGCACCCGCGTCGGTACCCGAATGGAGCCCATTCGTTTTACGTTCCGGCGCAGCTGTTTCCGACTGTCCAAGGACATCTCGCGTTGTTCATCACCCACGACGGGTTCTGGCGCTTGTTTGCGGCCGAAGCCGGGATCGCCGGCTTCGCCACGATGAGCGAGCGGGTCGCACACCGGGACGAGGTACTGGCGGTGGTGTCCTCGGCACTGTTGGCCGACACCGCGGTCAACTGGGAAACCCGGTTGCGCCCGCTCGGCATACCGGCCGCGGCGGTGCGCTCCCTGCCTGAAGCGCTGGAGGCCACACCGGAGGTGGTGGTGACGGCGGGGGATTATCGGTTGGTGGGCAGTTCGGTCAACATCGATGGCTACCAGCCGCAGTACCGGCCGCCGCCCACGCTGGGGCAGCACAGCCCCGTGGTCACGGATGCAGCCGGTCAGCAGTCGTAG
- a CDS encoding methylmalonyl-CoA mutase family protein, with protein MKPQTGAESDHRQFDYQTQTSSGIPLEPVYGPTDRGGEPPAPGEFPFTRGNFAKGYRGRLWTFRQYSGFGTAEESNQRYRYLLDQGGTGLSVALDLPTQCGYDSDDAEYGEEVGRVGVAVDTLADAEILFDGIPLDKISTSFTINGTAAILLAFYVAAAEKKGVPREKLTGTIQNDILKEYASRGTWIWPPEPSLRLIADTIEFCAAEVPRFNAISVAGAHFRDAGASAVQEMAFTLADGVTYCDTVVERGRMSIDKFAPQISFFFYTHGDFFEEIAKYRAGRRRWATIVRERYGASSDKASMFRFGCVSGGASLYAPQAQNNLVRIAYEAMASVLGGVQSMFTAAWDEPFALPSEESATLALRTQQILAYETGVTRVADPLGGSYFVEALTDATEEKIIEIMQDLEAHGGMVHAIEDGYLQGLIADQAYRIHQDVESGVRPVVGVNKFVADEPPPEISTYELDAEGRELQLKRLARVKAERDSAAVAATLAALASAAEGTDNLMHKLIDCAAAYCTVGEMVSALKAVWGEFQQPVVF; from the coding sequence TCTACGGTCCCACTGACCGCGGCGGCGAGCCGCCGGCACCGGGCGAGTTCCCCTTCACCAGGGGTAACTTCGCCAAGGGGTACCGCGGCCGGCTGTGGACGTTTCGGCAGTACTCGGGGTTCGGCACCGCGGAGGAGTCCAACCAGCGTTATCGCTATCTGCTCGACCAGGGCGGCACCGGCCTTTCGGTGGCCCTGGATCTGCCGACGCAGTGCGGGTACGACTCCGACGACGCCGAATACGGCGAGGAGGTCGGCCGCGTCGGCGTGGCGGTGGACACCCTGGCCGATGCCGAAATCCTTTTCGACGGCATCCCGCTCGACAAGATCAGTACCAGCTTCACCATCAACGGCACCGCAGCCATCCTGCTCGCGTTCTACGTCGCGGCCGCCGAGAAGAAGGGTGTGCCGCGCGAAAAGCTCACCGGCACAATCCAGAACGACATCCTCAAGGAATACGCCTCGCGGGGCACCTGGATCTGGCCGCCGGAACCATCGCTGCGGCTCATCGCCGACACCATTGAATTCTGTGCCGCCGAGGTGCCGCGCTTCAACGCCATTTCGGTGGCGGGCGCGCACTTCCGCGACGCCGGCGCCAGTGCCGTGCAGGAGATGGCCTTCACCCTCGCCGACGGTGTGACCTACTGCGACACCGTGGTGGAACGCGGCCGCATGTCGATCGACAAGTTCGCCCCGCAGATCTCGTTCTTCTTCTACACCCATGGCGACTTCTTCGAAGAGATCGCCAAATACCGTGCCGGACGCCGTCGTTGGGCCACCATCGTGCGCGAGCGCTACGGCGCCTCCAGCGACAAGGCGTCGATGTTCCGGTTCGGGTGTGTATCCGGCGGGGCGTCGCTGTACGCACCGCAGGCGCAGAACAATCTGGTCCGCATCGCCTATGAGGCCATGGCGTCGGTGCTCGGTGGTGTGCAGTCGATGTTCACCGCCGCATGGGATGAACCGTTCGCCCTGCCCAGCGAGGAGTCCGCCACCCTGGCGCTGCGCACCCAGCAGATCCTGGCCTATGAGACCGGGGTGACCCGGGTGGCCGACCCGTTGGGCGGCTCCTATTTCGTGGAGGCGCTCACCGACGCCACCGAAGAGAAGATCATCGAGATCATGCAGGATCTCGAGGCGCACGGCGGCATGGTTCACGCGATCGAGGACGGCTACCTGCAGGGGCTGATCGCCGATCAGGCCTACCGCATCCACCAGGACGTCGAATCGGGCGTCCGGCCGGTCGTCGGGGTCAACAAGTTCGTCGCCGATGAACCCCCACCGGAGATCTCGACGTACGAGCTCGACGCTGAAGGCCGGGAGTTGCAATTGAAGCGGCTGGCGCGGGTCAAGGCCGAGCGGGACTCCGCGGCCGTGGCCGCCACGCTGGCGGCGCTCGCGAGCGCCGCGGAAGGAACCGACAATCTGATGCACAAGCTCATCGACTGCGCGGCAGCCTATTGCACGGTGGGCGAGATGGTCAGTGCGCTCAAAGCGGTCTGGGGCGAGTTCCAGCAGCCGGTGGTGTTCTGA
- a CDS encoding cobalamin B12-binding domain-containing protein, with the protein MTARVLVAKPGLDGHDRGAKIVARTLRDAGFEVIYTGIRQRIEDIVSIALQEDVAVVGLSILSGAHLALTARTVDALRAADAGDIAVVVGGTIPATDVPKLIEAGAAAVFPTGTPLETLVTEVRALTGSKVGEQ; encoded by the coding sequence ATGACCGCACGCGTACTGGTGGCCAAGCCTGGCCTCGACGGACATGACCGCGGAGCCAAGATCGTCGCCCGCACTCTGCGCGACGCCGGATTCGAGGTGATCTATACCGGAATCCGGCAGCGGATCGAGGACATCGTGTCGATCGCCTTGCAGGAAGACGTTGCAGTGGTGGGTCTTTCGATCCTGTCGGGGGCGCATCTGGCGTTGACCGCACGGACGGTGGACGCCTTGCGCGCCGCCGACGCCGGTGATATCGCCGTGGTGGTGGGCGGCACCATCCCCGCCACGGATGTGCCCAAGCTGATCGAGGCGGGCGCGGCCGCGGTCTTCCCCACCGGGACACCGCTGGAAACGCTGGTGACCGAGGTGCGTGCGCTGACCGGTTCCAAGGTGGGTGAGCAATGA